CGATCGAACCGGTAGAAGGAATGCAGTTCCTGACATCAAGGATGAATGTACGACGTGTGAGGGGGATCTTTCGGAAAACATGGGAGACCTGAATATACAAGAATCAGGTGAGGGATAAATGACATTATCAATGCTTACTGTTTGCATACCAtgtatgcatacctcccaacagtcccGAATCTGGTAGGACAGTCCTGCTTTTAAGGTCCTGGGTTGGTTCCGGTTTCCAGCAAGCAAAGCATGAGTACATTTTTAGAAGGAGATGCCATTTCAGGCAAAGTGTCTAATTTATAGGATAAACTGCCCCTTCCCCACCCCGCTAGCAGATCATCCCCTGCGCAATGTTATTTTTATGAAACTATTTCTCTGTTATCCTGGTGACCTCTGCACTATAGGAAAAGGTTCAATTCAATCTGGCCCATTTGTTTTCTCGTATAAAGTCCCTTTTAGACATACTGTATAGACGCACAGGTAAAAATGTCACCAAATAAATAATTCTGAGTGTTGATGGCTTCAGTTTTATATAACTACCAGGGTCTTCATacaacagggcttgacaaatttgtttggaatctaggagccagctataaatgttaggagccagtttttttgttttatttaaagggacactgtagtcaccagaaccactacagcttaatgtagtggctcaggtgcctatagcctgtccctgtggccttttcaatgtaaacgctgcattttcagagaaaaggaagtgtttacattgctgcctactaagacctctaggggctgtcactcagacggccagtagagagtcctgtgtcagtgctctgcatggaggcgctgaatgttacccatacagaacatgcacaatatcctcccaatgctttcctatgggaaggcattGGCTTAGATGAGAGCATAAAGATTGATGAACTCGGCAATGGAGGCGGGACAAACCACGCCAAAACCTGCATGACgtggggaaaaaaagaggagtaaaaacaccaatcatgtataggcacacacacacacactgacagagacatataccacccccccttcacacacacacacacacacacacactgacagaggcacacacacactttctcaaacactcacaaatttacattttttttaaattttaatccaTTTAGCCTCCCTAccattgggagagctgagtggactttCCCTGAGTTCCAATGGGGCTGCTCTCTCTTCCTGTGtgagagggagcagtgatcttccagcggctcctctctgctccctgtgaTGCCGGGCCGgagttacgtcatattccggctcccggcatcattaagcagtgcaagggagcagagaggagccgctagaagatcactgctccctcgcacgctgcccCAGCCGACCACTATGATGCTGCACTTAGCCAGCTGCCTCCATAAAGCGCAGGGCAGCCGGCTACATTGCTCTCTCAGCCGGCCACCTACATGCTCCCGAGGGTGGACAACCGGCTCTATTATTTGCCCAGCCAGCCATTTTAGATAAAAAGCTGATTTTTTCAAGCCCTGTCATACAAGATGCTGGACACAATGACAAGAAACATCGAACACTCTTAGATCAGTAACAATCCTCATGATGAGATCCTCGGGATAAATGCTTGATCGAGAAGTGTATCTTTTTGACCATAGAATCAAGCCAGTGTCTCTTGTGCATCTTAATATCAAAGTTCTTTCACAAATGCTTTGTATTTCTTAGGAGGTCAAGAGGGAGCGACGTCTTCAGATAGTGGACAAGACCAGAGTAAAAAAGCACAAGACGGCAGCTCACCGTCGTGAATTATGCATTTGTCATATGAACAACCACATGAACTTAGGTTTTCAAGAGAAAGAGTAAATGTCTTCAATTGGTGAACTGTCTTTGAAGCGCTTCTGAAGACCGAGAAGCAGGATTGACAAGTACAGTTCATGCAGATGCCTACAGCATACCGAACGATGCATAACGAACGATGCAGGACCCATGAACATTAAAGGTGGATCAAACATATTCAATGCATCTTTTATAAGTCCACCTAACCTAAAATGCCTTAGCAATTTTTATTTATCctttatagaaaaaaagaaatatgcaaATTCTTCAACATTTTGGTGTTTTATTCAAGGTACATTTTCGTTCAACCTTCTAACTTTGTAAACATTGAATTATAATTTATTCAACATTTTCAAAAAGGGCAATTCATgttgttgatatattttttttttaacatggtgGACAATTCACAACTAACTGTGGAGGAGCATTGCTGCCCTGTTTCTAATGGATCTTTCCCAGCACTGCCTTATGGGATTCGAGTGGACCAAACGTGTTCGTGTTATCAAGTCAAACCAAGCCGATAATGGCTTCTCAAACATCACATCATAAAAATACAATACCAATGTCTTCACAAATATtgcataaaaaatgaataaaatacccATAGTGCAGATCAATAAAATCCAAGTCACGTAAAATATGGCAAAAAACACACTCCAATGGAATTTTAATCAAACACTATTGCACTCAGGGAGCATCAGGTCCATAGGGAGCGTTGGATACTCAATTTTATCACCCTTATCCACTCCAAATAAGAGGGACGATCCAGAGAAAAATTTTCCCAAGGAAGGTTCTGGAGCGAACAAACTGTGTCGCCATCTCATTTGCTCCTCCTTCCGAATCAGCGTGGTGACTTATCatgcaacgcgtttcgcccctcttCCTAGGGCTTTGTCAATCAGATTACATCCTCCCTCCGCACTAGCACAAATGTATACAGTGTAAATTCACTGTTCTTCTCCCTCATTGGTGCAACATCAAAAAGAACAAATGATCTgtcaaggtaccgtatatactcgagtataagccgagtttttcagcacattttttgtgctgaaaaaccctaactcggcttatactcgagtcaattgtctgtattatggcaatttacattgccataatacagactgggggctgcagagcgtttacttacctttcctgcagctcctgtcagctccctcctcctccgcgccggtccgttcagcacctctgtcagctcccagtgtaagtctcgcgagagccacggggtcatagtgcggctctcgcgagacttacactgggagctggcagagggagctgcacggaccagcgcggagggggagggagctgacaggatctgcaggaaaggtaagtaaacgctctgccagccccctcctacacagtgcacaccactggaccaccagggagtgagagcccccctccctggccagctaacaagcagggaggggggtcgaaaataaaataataaaaaatataaataataaaatattactaataataaaaaaaaataattacattaaaaaaaataaataaaaaaaaaaaataataaaattgcccaccccccaccaaggctctgcaacacacacacacacacacacactgcactcatacacacacacactgcactcatacacacacactgcactcatacacacacactgcactcatacacacactgcattcatacacacactgcactcatatacacacactgcactcatatacacacactgcactcatacatacacacactgcactcatacacacacacactgcactcatacacacacacacactgcattcatacacacactgcattcatacacacactgcattcatacacacactgcattcattatatacacacactgtaaatacatattcaattaatataatttttttaggatctaattttatttagaaatgtaccagtagctgctgcatttcccaccctagtcttatactcgagtcaatacgttttcccagttttttggggtaaaattaggggcctcggcttatattcgggtcggcttatactcgagtatatacggtaacaatGATCGTAAAATCTTAATTGCACAATAACAAAAGCATAAATCAGTATAGAGAAGAATACAGAATTACGAGACCTATAAATCAACAGTGTATCACTACTCTGACATTCAAACATACACCCATATTATAGAGAAACGCAGAGGAGATGCTGCCAAAaatctttattatattttatatgcattttgatcttctataaatataaaagatcaaaatacctttaaaaaaaaaaaatgttaaaaaagcaAGAACGACATATGGCCACATTAAAGAGGCAGAttacctaaaatgtaaaaaaaataaaattttaaatctaCATACAAACCAGGCTACTAAAAGTACagggaaagaaaataaaaataaccccaCACCATCAACTaagtcctttttttctttgtttgtttttgttttctttgggtTTTAAATATCCAGttttgtttgtgtctttttttaaaaaatttttttaagtaCTGTTGTGTAGAAAACACCCTTAAATTCTATATATATTGAATGCTCGAAGGAAGaggatttttatttacatttcttttttcttttttatgacaAATATTTAGTTGGCTGAAGAACTTGGTTTTGTTTGATTGGATGagtcatttaataaaaaaaaaaatattctaaatatactttttcctttggttttaaaCATccaattttgtttgtgtttttttgtttttttaaatataaagtaCTGTTTTGTAgaatttgcccttttttttttgggttggtttttatttctttattatgacAAATATTTAGTTGGCTGAACAACTTGGTTTTGTTTGATTTTATTagtcatttaataaaaaaaaacagctgagtgtatctgtctgtgta
Above is a genomic segment from Pelobates fuscus isolate aPelFus1 chromosome 6, aPelFus1.pri, whole genome shotgun sequence containing:
- the PKIG gene encoding cAMP-dependent protein kinase inhibitor gamma — encoded protein: MMDVESAYTEFITCDRTGRRNAVPDIKDECTTCEGDLSENMGDLNIQESGGQEGATSSDSGQDQSKKAQDGSSPS